The genomic segment AAAGGCCCGCAGGTCGCCGTGTTGTGCCAGATGCGGTAATGGGCGGGACCGACCGCCATGCCGACCCGGGTCGCGGCCTCGAAGCCGTGGAGCACCGCCGTCAGCGCCTCGTGGCCCGGCCGTCCCCGGGCCATGGCGAAGATCGCCGGCACCACGGCGCATCCCGGATGCACGACCGAGGCGCGGTGAAGATCGTCCATCTCCAGAATGTGGCAGAGTGCGCCCATGAGAAAGGCGCGGCGGGGCGCGTCGAGCGAGCCGCCATCGGGTGCCAGGGTGCGTGCCCATCGCATGAGTTTCTCGCCCGGGACGCTGCGCTGCCCGGCAAGGATGCTGGCCGCCGCATCGAGGGTGAACAGGGCCGCCGCCCTCATGTCGGCCTCGCCGACCGGGCGGGCGCGAATGAGCTCGACAAGGCGCGCCGTGAGCGGTTCGCCATCGTGCCGTTGGAGACGGGGAGCGGTCGACATGGAGGCCCTCGTTCAAATGTCCGGTGCGTATCGTGAGGCTAGAGCATGAGGCCGGGCGGTGGAAAGCACTGTGCCGCAGCCGTGGGGGAGGGCGCACACAATCTTAACCCTTTTCCTCAACGCCGCGTTTACCGGTCGGCGCGCACAGTCATGGCGCATGCCGGCTCCGTCATATCGTGACGGGGGCGCAATCGGAATTTCAGGCAGGGACCCCTGTCAGTTCAGGGACAGCAGCGAATGACGAGAGGCCACAAGGTGGACGGACGCGGCCCCGTGCGCGGCACGATAATCGCCGGTCTCGCCCTCGCATTGACAGCGTCGTCGCTCATGCTCGCGGGATGCTCGAGCGACAAGGACGCCTTCTCCGGCAAGGGCAGCCCGATCTATCCGGGCGACGGGCCGCTGCCCAAGGGCGGCGGGCGCTATCAGATCGGCAAGCCCTACACGGTTGCGGGCCAGCGCTTCTATCCCAAGGCGGACCCGGACTACGACAAGACGGGCGTTGCGTCCTGGTACGGGCCGAAGTTCAACCGCCGGATGACCTCCAACGGCGAATGGTTCGACATGGACTATTTGAGCGCCGCCCACACCACGCTGCCGCTGCCGAGCTACGCCAAGGTCACCAATCTGGAGAACGGCCGGGAAATCGTTGTGCGCGTGAACGACCGCGGCCCCTTCGTGAACAGCCGCATCATCGACCTGTCGAAGAAATCGGCCGAGGCTCTGGGCTTCCGCAAGAAGGGCAAGGCGAAGGTGCGCGTTCAGTATATCGGCCGCGCGCCGCTCGACGACAAGGGCACGCATCTGGCCGCCATGAACACCGAGCTTCATCGCGGCACGTCGCTCAACACCATGATCGCAGCCGCCGACCGCCGCACCTCCGGCGGCACGCCCACCATGGTCGCCAAGGCAGAGCCCAACAAGCGGCCTGCCTCTAGCAAGCCGCAGGGCGCGCCCGTCACCATCGCCTCGCTCAGCGGGCAGGCGGCGGCCGGGTCGGGCAGCGCGGGGACCAATGCGGTCGTCCAGCCCGCAGGCGCCGGTTTCTACGTGCAGGCCGCCGCGTTCAGCGACCCGGACAATGCCGACCGGACCCGGGCACAGCTCGCCCCCATCGGTCCGGTCGAGGTCGCCCCGCTCAGCCGGGGCAGCCACACGCTCTACCGTGTCCGTGTGGGGCCGCTGCGCGATGCTGGCCAGGCCGACCAGGCGCTGCGCCAGGTCGTGGCGGCCGGCCACTCCGACGCCCGCGTGATCGTCGCCGCCAACTGATCGGGACCTCAGGCCTTTGTGTTGATTTGACCCGCCTGTCTGGATAGCTTCGGGAAAGGGGCTCCGGGGACAAGGCGAGGGTTTGCCATGGGCAAGACGATGGGTCGTGGCCTGTCGCGACTGATCGGGATGCGATTGCTGGCGGTGCTGGCGGTGTTCGCACTCTCCGCCGAACCGCTTGCCGCGCAGGAGCGCTTTGCCACCGAGGCGCCCTACGCCTTCCTGATGGATGCCGGCTCGGGCACAATTCTCTACGAGAAGCGCGCCAACGAGCTGATGGCGCCGGCGAGCATGAGCAAGCTCATGACGCTCGTCATGGCCTTCGAGGCCGTCGACCGGGGGCAGCTTGAGCTCGACGACCGGATCCTCATCACCGAGGAGGCTTGGAAGCGCGGCGGGGCGAAGTCGGGTGGGTCGACCATGTTCGCCGAACTCGATTCGCATGTTCCCTTGCGGGATATCCTCAAGGGGATCGCGGTCGTCTCCGCCAACGATGCCTGCATCGCGCTCGCCCAGGCGCTTGCCGGATCGGAGGCCGCATTCGCCGACCTCATGACGACGCGAGCGCGCGAGCTCGGCCTCGAGCGCTCCACGTTCACCAATGCGACCGGCCTGCCGGATCCGGGCCAGCGCATGACGGTGCGCGAGCTCGCCATGCTGGCGCGCTATATCGTCCGCGACTTCCCGGAGTTCTACGAGCTCTTCGATATCCGAGAATTCACCTGGAACGACATTCCCCAGCACAACCGCAATCCGCTACTCGACCGGGTGCCGGGTGCCGACGGCGTGAAGACCGGCTACACGAAGGAGGCCGGCTACGGGCTCGTCGGCTCCGTCCAGCGCTTCGGGCGGCGCCTGATCCTCGTCGTCGCCGGATTGCCATCGGCCGACGCCCGCGAGGAGGCGGCCGTCAAGCTGATCGACTGGGGCTTCGGCAACTATCAGGCCTATGTGATGTTCGAGCCCGGTCAGACCGTCGAGAAGGCCCGCGTCTGGGGCGGGGATGCCGCCTGGGTGCCGCTCGTCACGCGTATTCCCGTGGACATCATGCTCGCCGCCGAGGAACGCCATTTCATGCGCGCGGAGGTGAGTTATAAGGGACCGCTCATCGCGCCCGTAAAGGCTGGAACGCAGGTCGGCACGCTGCGTTTCACCGTCCAGGACCGGGTGCTTGCGGAGGCACCGCTCTACACCGATGCGAGCGTTCAGAAAAACGACGGGCTCCTGCGCCGTGCCCTGGATACGCTGCATTATTTCATCTTCGGCGCCTGAGAGTATCCGGCTGGATGGGGCAGGGCAGGTTCATCACGCTTGAAGGCGGCGAGGGGGCGGGGAAATCCACCCACGCCAGACGGCTGAGCGCACGGCTCGGCGAGGAAGGCTACGGCGTCGTCCAGACCCGCGAGCCCGGCGGCTCGCCGGAGGCGGAGGCGATCCGCACGCTGCTCGTGACCGGCGAGGTCGACCGCTGGTCTTCCAATGCGGAGGCGCTTCTGAACTATGCCGCGCGCGACCAGCATCTGCGCAACACGATCCGGCCGGCGCTTAAGCAGGGGCAATGGGTGGTGAGCGACCGCTTCTCCGATTCGACGCGCGCCTATCAGGGTGTGACGGGCGGCGCGGACATGGCGCTCATCGACCATATGGAGCGTGTCGTGGTCGGGCCGACGCGCCCCGACCTCACGATCGTCTTCGATCTGGAGGCGAGGGAGGGCCTGAGTCGCGCCGGCAAGCGCCCCGACGACCATGACGAGCACCGCTTCGAGCGCAAGGGCTTAGCCTTCCACGAGCGCCTGCGCGAGGCGTTCCTCGCCATTGCCGAAGCCGATCCGGAACGCTGCGTCGTGGTCGATGCGACGGCGCCGGTGGACGAGGTGGCCGAAACCGTCTGGCAGGCTGTTGCCTCCCGCCTCATAGCCTGATTATCTGCCCGCCATGAGTGCCGACACCCAGCAGCAGACAGAGACGGAGCGCCATCCGCGCCTTGAAAGCCGGCTTGTCGGCCATGAGGAGGCGGAGGCGCGCTTCCTCAAGGCACATCTGGCCGGCAAGCTGCACCATGCCTGGATCCTCGCGGGGCCGAAGGGCATCGGCAAGGCGACGCTCGCATACCGGGTCGCCCGCTTCGTGCTGCGCCATCCCCGGCCGTCCGCGGAGGGCATCGCGCCCGACAGCCTCTATGTGCCGCCCGAGGATCCGGTGTTCCGCCGGGTGGCGTCGCGCGCGCATGCCGACCTCATCACCATCGAGCGGCGCTACGATCCCAAGACCAAGCGCCTGAAGGCGGAGATCGGCGCGGAGGATGCCCGCAAGGCCGGCCAGTTCTTCGCGCGCACGGCGGGCGAGGGGGGCTGGCGCGTGTGCATCGTCGATGCGGCCGACGACATGAACGCCTCGGCGGCGAACGCGTTGCTCAAGACGCTGGAGGAACCGCCGCGCGACGCGCTCTTCCTTCTGGTGAGCAATGTGCCGGGCCGGCTCCTGCCCACGATCCGCTCGCGCTGTGTCCGTCTCGATCTGGCGCCCCTGTCGAACGATCAGGTGCTCGACGTCGTGCGCCATTCGGACGGCCTCGACGCACCGCCCGACGAGGCGACGCTGCGGCTTGCCGCCGACATCGCGGAAGGCTCGCCGGGCCGCGCCATCCAGTATCTGGAAACCTCTGGCTTCACGCTCTTCAACGACTTCCTGAAGCTGGTGGAGCGCACGCCGGGCCTCGACATCGCGCGCGCGCTCGACTTCGCCGAACGGCTGAAACCCGCCCAGGCACTCGACGACTACCGGCTGTTCGCGGAAATGCTCTCAAGCTGGCTCGGCGGCGAGATCCGCAAGGCCGCGCGCGGCGAGGGCGACTGGGGCGGGCGCATCACGCCGGCCACCATGAGCCGCTGGGTGGACGCGCACCATGCAATCGGCCATTCCATTGCCCGCGCAAATGCCCTAAACCTCGATCGCCGCCAGGTCGTGATGCAGGCCTTCAGGCTGATCGACGACACGGCCCGCGCGGCGCGGTGACCCCCGTCCGGGGTTGCGCTTAATGCCGGCACATCCAAGATATCGGACGACATGGCTGACCAGAAGCGGTTCTACATCACGACGGCGATCTCCTATCCCAATGGCGAGCCCCATATCGGGCACGCCTACGAGTTGCTTGCGACCGACGCGCTGGCGCGGTTCAAGCGCCTCGACGGATATGACGTGTTCTTCCTGACCGGCACGGACGAGCACGGCATCAAGATGTTTCAGACCGCGACGCGCGAGGGTGTCGATCCGGCCGCGCTCGCCGACCGCAATACAGCCCGCTTCCAGGCCATGACCCGGGCACTCGACAGCTCCAACGACGACTTCATCCGCACGACGGAGGAGCGCCACAAGCGCGCCTGCGCGGAGATCTGGCGGCGCATGGCGGCCAATGGCGATATCTATCTCGACACCTATGCCGGCTGGTATTCGGTGCGCGACGAGGCCTATTACGACGAGAGCGAAGTGACGGTCGCAGACGACGGCACCAGGCTCTCGCCCCAGAGTACGCCCGTGGAGTGGGTGGAGGAGGAAAGCTATTTCTTCCGCCTGTCCGCCTATCAGGACAGGCTGCTCGCCCATTACGAGGCCAATCCGGAGTTCATCGGGCCGGAGACGCGGCGCAACGAGGTGGTGAGCTTCGTGAAGGGCGGCTTGCGCGACCTCTCAATCTCGCGCACCACCTTCCAGTGGGGCGTGCCGGTGCCCGACGATCCGCGCCATGTCATGTATGTGTGGGTGGACGCGCTCACCAACTACCTCTCCGCGACCGGCTTTCCCGACGAGACCGCGCCGCGCGCGCCGTTCTGGCCGGCCGACGTTCACGTCATCGGCAAGGATATCGTGCGCTTCCACACGGTCTACTGGCCGGCCTTCCTGATGTCGGCCGGCGTGGCCTTGCCGCGCCGGGTCTATGCCCACGGCTTCCTGTTCAATCGCGGGGAGAAGATGTCGAAGTCGGTCGGCAATGTGATCGACCCCTTCGCGCTGGCCGACCATTACGGGGTCGACCAGATGCGCTATTTCTTCATGCGCGAGGTGCCCTTCGGTCAGGACGGCAATTACAGCCACGAGGCGATTGTCGGGCGGATCAATGCCGATCTCGCCAACGATCTCGGCAATCTGGCCCAGCGCTCGCTCTCCATGATCGCCAAGAATTGCGGCGGCGCGGTGCCGGCCCCCGGCACGCTCAGCGACGAGGACCGCACGATGCTCGCCGCCGCCGACGGGCTGCTTGCCGAAATCCGTCCGCAGATCGACGCCCAGCAGATCCACATGGCGCTCAACGCCATCTGGCGCGTCGTGGGCGACGCCAACCGCTATTTCGCGGGCCAGGAGCCCTGGGCGCTGCGCAAGACCGATCCGGAGCGCATGGCGACCGTGCTCTATGTCACGGCGGAAACCGTGCGTCAGATCGCCATTCTCGTTCAGCCCTATATGCCGGGCTCGGGCGCGGCGCTGCTCGACCTTCTGGCCGTGCCGGAGAACGCGCGCGGCTTCGACGCGCTCGGCGAGGCCGGACGGCTCGAGCCGGGCAGGGCGCTTCCCGCACCCACTCCCGTCTTTCCGCGCTATGTGGAGCCGGAGGACCAGAAAGCGACCAGCTGACAGGACGCCCCATGCGACCGTTCATCATCGACAGCCATTGCCATCTGGATTTCCCCGTCCTTTCCGGGGAGATCGACGCGGTCCTCGCGCGTGCGAGGGAGGCAGGCGTCGGCCTCATGGTCACGATTTCCACGAGGGTGCGCGCCTTCGACACCGTTCTGGCGATCGCCGAGGCCCATGACAACGTCTACTGCACGGTCGGCACGCATCCCCACAACGCCGCCGAGGAGCAGGACGTGACGGTGGACGAGCTCGTCCGGCTGGCACGCCACCCCAAGGTCGTCGGTATCGGCGAGGCGGGGCTCGACTATCACTACGACAACAGCCCGCGCGAGCTCCAGGCGGCGAGCTTCCGCACCCATATCGCGGCGGCGCGCGAGACCGGCCTGCCGCTCGTCATCCACAGCCGGGAGGCGGAGGACGACACCGCCAGCATCCTGGAGGAGGAGTACGCCAGGGGCGCCTTCACCCCGCTGCTCCACTGCTTCAGCTCCGGCATCGAGCTTGCCCGGCGGGGCCTTGCCCTCGGCGGCTATGTCTCGTTCTCCGGCATCATCACCTTCAGGAACGCCGAGGAAATCCGCGCCGCGGCGCGCGAGGTGCCGCTCGACCGGCTGCTGGTGGAAACCGATGCGCCCTATCTCGCGCCGGTGCCCATGAGGGGACAGTCGAACGAGCCGGCCTATGTGGCCCATACGCTTGAGAAACTGGCGGAAATCAGGGCGTTAACCATAGAGGACATGGCCGCGCGGACGACGGAGAACTTCCATCGGCTGTTCTCCAGGGTGCCGGCGGGCGCGGCCGCATCGAACGGGGTCTCCTGACGCCATGGGGCTCAAGATCACCGTGCTCGGCTGCGGCTCCTCCGGCGGCGTGCCGCGGATCGGCAACAATTGGGGCGTCTGCGACCCGACGAACCCGAAGAACCGGCGACGGCGCTGCTCGATCCTCGTGGAGCGCGAAAACGGCCGCGATGCGACGCGCGTGCTGGTCGACAGTTCGCCGGATGTGCGCGAGCAGCTTCTCGACGCGGGGGTGAGCTGGCTCGACGGGGTTATCTACACCCACGACCATGCCGACCACACCCACGGGCTCGACGAACTGCGCGTCATCGCCATCAATGGCCGCCAGCGCGTGCGGGTCTGGGCGGACGAGCGCACCGAGCGGTCCTTGAGGACGCGCTTCGGCTATTGCTTCGAGACGCCGCCGGGCAGCAACTATCCGCCGATCCTGGACGCCCATCGTATCGTGCCGCCGGAACCGGTGGCGGTCGACGGGCCGGGCGGCATCGTGGAGGCCGTGCCGTTCGAACTCGACCATGGCGATATCCGCGCGCTCGGTTTCCGGTTCGACGGTCTGGCCTATACGCCCGATCTCCACGACATTCCCGAAGAGAGCATCGCCGCGCTTGAGGATCTCGATGTGTGGATCGTCGATGCGCTGCGGCCGACGCCGCATCCGAGCCATTTCGATCTCAATCAGGCGCTCGACTGGATCGACCGCCTGAAGCCGCGGCGCGCGATCCTCACCAACATGCATGTCGATCTCGACTACGAGGCGCTGAAGCGCGAGCTGCCGGACAATGTCGTGCCGGCCCATGACGGGCTCACAGTCGTCGCGGAGTGACGTTTCAGGGCCC from the Kaustia mangrovi genome contains:
- a CDS encoding septal ring lytic transglycosylase RlpA family protein gives rise to the protein MTRGHKVDGRGPVRGTIIAGLALALTASSLMLAGCSSDKDAFSGKGSPIYPGDGPLPKGGGRYQIGKPYTVAGQRFYPKADPDYDKTGVASWYGPKFNRRMTSNGEWFDMDYLSAAHTTLPLPSYAKVTNLENGREIVVRVNDRGPFVNSRIIDLSKKSAEALGFRKKGKAKVRVQYIGRAPLDDKGTHLAAMNTELHRGTSLNTMIAAADRRTSGGTPTMVAKAEPNKRPASSKPQGAPVTIASLSGQAAAGSGSAGTNAVVQPAGAGFYVQAAAFSDPDNADRTRAQLAPIGPVEVAPLSRGSHTLYRVRVGPLRDAGQADQALRQVVAAGHSDARVIVAAN
- a CDS encoding D-alanyl-D-alanine carboxypeptidase family protein encodes the protein MGKTMGRGLSRLIGMRLLAVLAVFALSAEPLAAQERFATEAPYAFLMDAGSGTILYEKRANELMAPASMSKLMTLVMAFEAVDRGQLELDDRILITEEAWKRGGAKSGGSTMFAELDSHVPLRDILKGIAVVSANDACIALAQALAGSEAAFADLMTTRARELGLERSTFTNATGLPDPGQRMTVRELAMLARYIVRDFPEFYELFDIREFTWNDIPQHNRNPLLDRVPGADGVKTGYTKEAGYGLVGSVQRFGRRLILVVAGLPSADAREEAAVKLIDWGFGNYQAYVMFEPGQTVEKARVWGGDAAWVPLVTRIPVDIMLAAEERHFMRAEVSYKGPLIAPVKAGTQVGTLRFTVQDRVLAEAPLYTDASVQKNDGLLRRALDTLHYFIFGA
- the tmk gene encoding dTMP kinase — translated: MGQGRFITLEGGEGAGKSTHARRLSARLGEEGYGVVQTREPGGSPEAEAIRTLLVTGEVDRWSSNAEALLNYAARDQHLRNTIRPALKQGQWVVSDRFSDSTRAYQGVTGGADMALIDHMERVVVGPTRPDLTIVFDLEAREGLSRAGKRPDDHDEHRFERKGLAFHERLREAFLAIAEADPERCVVVDATAPVDEVAETVWQAVASRLIA
- a CDS encoding DNA polymerase III subunit delta' yields the protein MSADTQQQTETERHPRLESRLVGHEEAEARFLKAHLAGKLHHAWILAGPKGIGKATLAYRVARFVLRHPRPSAEGIAPDSLYVPPEDPVFRRVASRAHADLITIERRYDPKTKRLKAEIGAEDARKAGQFFARTAGEGGWRVCIVDAADDMNASAANALLKTLEEPPRDALFLLVSNVPGRLLPTIRSRCVRLDLAPLSNDQVLDVVRHSDGLDAPPDEATLRLAADIAEGSPGRAIQYLETSGFTLFNDFLKLVERTPGLDIARALDFAERLKPAQALDDYRLFAEMLSSWLGGEIRKAARGEGDWGGRITPATMSRWVDAHHAIGHSIARANALNLDRRQVVMQAFRLIDDTARAAR
- the metG gene encoding methionine--tRNA ligase; amino-acid sequence: MADQKRFYITTAISYPNGEPHIGHAYELLATDALARFKRLDGYDVFFLTGTDEHGIKMFQTATREGVDPAALADRNTARFQAMTRALDSSNDDFIRTTEERHKRACAEIWRRMAANGDIYLDTYAGWYSVRDEAYYDESEVTVADDGTRLSPQSTPVEWVEEESYFFRLSAYQDRLLAHYEANPEFIGPETRRNEVVSFVKGGLRDLSISRTTFQWGVPVPDDPRHVMYVWVDALTNYLSATGFPDETAPRAPFWPADVHVIGKDIVRFHTVYWPAFLMSAGVALPRRVYAHGFLFNRGEKMSKSVGNVIDPFALADHYGVDQMRYFFMREVPFGQDGNYSHEAIVGRINADLANDLGNLAQRSLSMIAKNCGGAVPAPGTLSDEDRTMLAAADGLLAEIRPQIDAQQIHMALNAIWRVVGDANRYFAGQEPWALRKTDPERMATVLYVTAETVRQIAILVQPYMPGSGAALLDLLAVPENARGFDALGEAGRLEPGRALPAPTPVFPRYVEPEDQKATS
- a CDS encoding TatD family hydrolase, with the protein product MRPFIIDSHCHLDFPVLSGEIDAVLARAREAGVGLMVTISTRVRAFDTVLAIAEAHDNVYCTVGTHPHNAAEEQDVTVDELVRLARHPKVVGIGEAGLDYHYDNSPRELQAASFRTHIAAARETGLPLVIHSREAEDDTASILEEEYARGAFTPLLHCFSSGIELARRGLALGGYVSFSGIITFRNAEEIRAAAREVPLDRLLVETDAPYLAPVPMRGQSNEPAYVAHTLEKLAEIRALTIEDMAARTTENFHRLFSRVPAGAAASNGVS
- a CDS encoding MBL fold metallo-hydrolase; the encoded protein is MGLKITVLGCGSSGGVPRIGNNWGVCDPTNPKNRRRRCSILVERENGRDATRVLVDSSPDVREQLLDAGVSWLDGVIYTHDHADHTHGLDELRVIAINGRQRVRVWADERTERSLRTRFGYCFETPPGSNYPPILDAHRIVPPEPVAVDGPGGIVEAVPFELDHGDIRALGFRFDGLAYTPDLHDIPEESIAALEDLDVWIVDALRPTPHPSHFDLNQALDWIDRLKPRRAILTNMHVDLDYEALKRELPDNVVPAHDGLTVVAE